A genomic window from Paucibacter sp. KCTC 42545 includes:
- a CDS encoding CerR family C-terminal domain-containing protein, with the protein MLTHSQLAPATAETSSRGDVARDKMLRAALDVFGEHGFAAATTRMVAQAANMNLGAIPYYFGSKEEMYTQAAKFLAAHIEQHQAEPLLALRQGTAAPQCSRGDLIEHAVQFMLSQARMLLSGQVKASWVQFFLRAQAENNAAFERIFAHTIEPVQATLTEVVGRITGCTPDSVETRTLTFLIFHQVMSLRLADTVLLRRLNWQAINPQRLETLLNIMGQALRAQLSAYSPCSDATP; encoded by the coding sequence ATGCTTACTCACAGCCAACTTGCCCCTGCCACTGCTGAAACCTCGTCGCGCGGCGATGTCGCGCGCGACAAGATGCTGCGCGCCGCGCTGGATGTGTTCGGAGAACACGGCTTTGCGGCCGCCACGACGCGCATGGTGGCACAAGCCGCGAACATGAATCTGGGGGCCATCCCCTATTACTTCGGCTCCAAGGAAGAGATGTACACGCAGGCGGCCAAGTTCCTGGCCGCGCATATCGAGCAACACCAGGCCGAGCCCCTGCTGGCCTTGCGCCAGGGCACGGCGGCGCCGCAATGCAGCCGCGGCGACTTGATCGAGCACGCGGTGCAGTTCATGCTGAGCCAGGCGCGCATGCTGCTATCAGGCCAAGTCAAAGCCAGCTGGGTGCAATTCTTCTTGCGCGCCCAAGCGGAAAATAACGCGGCATTTGAGCGCATCTTCGCCCACACCATCGAGCCGGTGCAAGCCACCTTGACCGAAGTGGTGGGCCGCATCACCGGCTGCACGCCGGACTCGGTCGAGACGCGCACCCTGACCTTTTTGATCTTTCACCAAGTGATGAGCTTGCGCCTGGCGGACACGGTCTTGCTGCGCCGGCTGAACTGGCAAGCCATCAATCCACAGCGGCTGGAAACGCTGCTGAACATCATGGGCCAGGCGCTGCGCGCGCAGCTCAGCGCCTATTCACCTTGCAGCGACGCCACACCATGA
- a CDS encoding ABC transporter permease, producing MKQWLLNVARLSVKELRSLFGDVPLMALIIFAFSVAIYSTAKGVKAEVANASVAVIDGDHSALSRRLRDAIQPPFFKPPVDIDRNEVDRALDRGDYIFILDIPPHFEADVLAGRAPAIALQVDATAMTQAGLGVVYLNEIVLRELLDFLHARGLEAQLPTRSVTRVLFNPNNQGHWFTGVMQIVTNVTVLAIILVGAAVIREREHGTIEHLLVMPVRPSEIAMAKIVANGGVILLAVMLSLWFVVHLVLAVPLAEPLLQSLGLFFLGTGLYLFAVTALGILLATLASSMPQFGLLAAPVYVVLYLLSGAATPVESMPQQIQSLVQFSPTTQFVKYTQAVIYRGAGLEIVWPQLLAIAAAGALFLFIALTRFRSMLAKQG from the coding sequence ATGAAGCAATGGCTCCTCAACGTCGCCCGCCTGTCGGTGAAAGAACTGCGCAGCCTGTTCGGCGATGTGCCGCTGATGGCCTTGATCATCTTCGCCTTCTCGGTCGCCATCTACAGCACGGCCAAGGGGGTGAAGGCCGAGGTGGCGAATGCCTCGGTGGCGGTGATCGACGGTGACCATTCAGCCCTGTCGCGCCGCCTGCGCGATGCGATTCAGCCGCCTTTCTTCAAGCCACCGGTGGACATCGACCGCAACGAGGTGGACCGGGCGCTGGACCGGGGCGACTACATCTTCATCCTCGACATCCCGCCGCACTTCGAAGCCGATGTGCTGGCCGGCCGCGCGCCCGCCATTGCCTTGCAGGTGGACGCCACCGCGATGACGCAAGCCGGCCTGGGCGTGGTCTATCTCAACGAAATCGTGCTGCGCGAGTTGCTGGACTTTTTGCATGCGCGCGGCCTGGAAGCGCAGCTGCCAACTCGCTCGGTCACCCGCGTGCTGTTCAACCCGAATAACCAGGGCCATTGGTTCACCGGCGTGATGCAGATCGTCACCAACGTCACGGTGCTGGCCATCATTCTGGTGGGCGCGGCGGTGATCCGCGAGCGCGAGCACGGCACCATCGAGCATTTGCTGGTGATGCCGGTGCGGCCGAGCGAGATCGCCATGGCCAAGATCGTCGCCAACGGCGGCGTGATCTTGCTGGCGGTGATGCTGTCGCTGTGGTTCGTGGTGCATTTGGTGCTGGCGGTGCCGCTGGCCGAGCCGTTGTTGCAATCGCTGGGCTTGTTCTTCCTGGGCACGGGCCTCTATCTGTTTGCCGTCACGGCGCTGGGCATCTTGCTGGCCACACTGGCTTCATCCATGCCGCAGTTCGGTTTGCTGGCGGCGCCGGTGTATGTGGTGCTTTACCTGCTGTCGGGCGCGGCCACGCCGGTGGAAAGCATGCCGCAGCAGATCCAGAGCCTGGTGCAGTTTTCGCCCACCACCCAGTTCGTGAAATACACGCAGGCCGTCATCTACCGCGGCGCCGGGCTGGAGATTGTGTGGCCGCAGCTGCTGGCCATCGCGGCCGCCGGCGCCTTGTTCTTGTTCATTGCCTTGACGCGTTTTCGATCCATGCTGGCCAAGCAGGGCTAA
- a CDS encoding PKD domain-containing protein, whose amino-acid sequence MLHWLNGRRWASLALVLSLAACGGGGGGAANPNVTPLDAPVARINASGVNADSDGSMRGAVNSQVTLDASTSTASSSVQSFSWVLNQVPSGSKATLNSSSAKMAMFTPDVAGKYQVTLTVTSAGGLSVNKAVDLVITEAPPVANIVISAVYTGSTTPAQIAPIDATLGSVFTLDSSQVKASDGSAVTSVWSIEQQPAGSLAKVQASGAQFQFTPDLMGQYILRARVRGATGNAFDALYTLRVIYAPPATSTMIVAPNFSAVAVEQAAIDTTLGTNFVLDTASLRASDGGAVRTTWSVLKHPDGSAATLTGTEPRVQFRPDQLGVYKLLAHVEDQRGAYSDSVVPINVRYSPPATANILVNSSFTGSTITQAPVSASLGSVFTLDTSTVRVSDGTPVTTAWQILEQPSGSRAQLSGAGARYQITPDVLGSYRLKVRVQDVRGGWGESIYTLNVLNRPPEANASVNTAPLAAISYGSARVQSGASMTLRGGASFDADGDSLSYSWALTNAPASSTARLSANSAVDTAITFDVDGDYTIALRVTDPQGAYSDRQVTIKVGDAPPVIVYDHNSWTTLLGSVATANAGFSYSPQNKALTYLWTLDSIPAGSSATIPNASAAQLSFTPDQPGNYMASVVVSDGVLRSTASVNLRVLATAANTTELGFKPVKVRYSKGLDQLVTISAAPNVLTFVNPFTGLIRSAPLLAAPTNLSLSPDGKLALVLYGTVVDLFDVASGNRIRSTNILSIRSEALLLNSGEALVFGGDQWSGTPGLINARTGAIVPFSVSYAAGTFWGQQQYGLFADKLNKAFTVSSGLSPSKITYLKLDPANASTVLGSGDWPYHGDYYAYAPIGLNASQTLVFDSSGVVARTSDLRFAGRIDLGGTLLSVSASSDDTELLAMKGPGWQWGSSILSSDYALVDPALLLVRSTLNLPLINGQQAYGLALFHSTADRHVGVVQTGGNDLDAAGKRFWVFTR is encoded by the coding sequence ATGTTGCATTGGCTGAACGGGCGCCGCTGGGCGTCGCTCGCGCTTGTTCTTTCTTTGGCCGCCTGCGGCGGTGGTGGCGGTGGCGCGGCAAATCCAAATGTCACCCCGCTTGATGCGCCGGTTGCGCGCATCAACGCGTCAGGCGTCAATGCCGACAGCGATGGTTCGATGCGCGGTGCGGTCAATAGCCAGGTGACCTTGGATGCGTCCACCAGCACGGCATCTTCAAGTGTCCAGAGCTTTAGCTGGGTGCTCAACCAAGTGCCCAGCGGTAGCAAGGCCACCCTGAACAGCAGCAGCGCGAAGATGGCCATGTTCACGCCCGATGTGGCGGGCAAGTACCAGGTGACGCTGACGGTCACCAGCGCCGGCGGGCTGAGCGTCAACAAGGCGGTGGATCTGGTGATCACCGAAGCGCCGCCAGTGGCGAATATTGTGATCTCGGCGGTCTACACCGGGTCCACGACGCCCGCGCAAATCGCCCCCATCGATGCCACGCTGGGCAGCGTTTTCACCCTGGACAGCTCCCAAGTCAAGGCCAGCGATGGCAGCGCCGTGACAAGCGTCTGGTCCATTGAGCAGCAGCCGGCGGGCAGCTTGGCCAAGGTGCAGGCCAGTGGCGCGCAGTTCCAGTTCACGCCCGACTTGATGGGCCAGTACATCTTGCGTGCGCGTGTTCGGGGTGCAACCGGCAATGCTTTTGACGCCCTGTACACCTTGCGGGTGATCTACGCACCGCCCGCCACATCGACCATGATCGTGGCGCCTAACTTCAGCGCCGTTGCTGTGGAGCAAGCGGCGATCGACACGACCTTGGGTACCAATTTTGTCCTCGACACGGCGTCTTTGCGTGCCAGCGACGGTGGCGCTGTTCGCACCACCTGGAGCGTGCTGAAGCATCCAGACGGCAGCGCGGCCACTTTGACTGGCACGGAGCCGCGCGTTCAGTTCAGGCCCGACCAACTGGGCGTGTACAAGCTGCTGGCGCATGTGGAAGACCAGCGCGGTGCATATTCCGATTCTGTGGTGCCCATCAATGTGCGCTACTCCCCGCCCGCCACCGCCAATATTTTGGTCAACAGCAGTTTCACCGGCAGCACCATCACCCAAGCGCCGGTCAGCGCCTCGCTGGGTTCGGTGTTCACGCTGGATACCTCAACGGTGCGCGTCAGCGATGGCACCCCCGTCACCACGGCGTGGCAGATTCTGGAGCAGCCCAGCGGCAGCCGTGCGCAACTCAGCGGCGCAGGTGCGCGCTATCAAATCACGCCGGACGTGCTCGGCAGCTATCGGCTCAAAGTTCGTGTGCAAGACGTCCGTGGGGGCTGGGGCGAGTCCATCTACACCTTGAATGTCTTGAATCGCCCTCCCGAGGCCAATGCCAGCGTCAATACCGCGCCGCTGGCGGCAATCTCTTACGGCAGCGCCAGGGTTCAAAGCGGTGCCTCGATGACCTTGCGCGGCGGGGCAAGTTTTGATGCCGACGGCGACAGCTTGAGCTATAGCTGGGCGCTCACCAATGCCCCCGCCAGCAGCACGGCCAGACTGAGCGCAAATTCGGCGGTCGACACCGCCATCACCTTCGATGTCGATGGCGACTACACCATCGCGCTGCGTGTGACCGATCCTCAAGGCGCTTACTCGGACCGCCAAGTCACGATCAAGGTTGGCGACGCGCCACCGGTGATCGTGTATGACCACAATAGCTGGACCACCCTTCTGGGCAGCGTCGCAACGGCCAATGCTGGCTTCAGCTACAGCCCGCAAAACAAGGCCCTGACCTACCTCTGGACCTTGGACTCAATCCCGGCCGGCTCAAGCGCCACCATTCCCAACGCCAGCGCGGCTCAACTCTCGTTCACGCCTGATCAGCCCGGCAATTACATGGCTTCGGTGGTGGTCAGCGATGGCGTCTTGCGCAGCACGGCCAGCGTCAATCTGCGTGTGCTCGCGACTGCGGCCAACACCACCGAGCTGGGCTTCAAGCCGGTGAAGGTGCGCTACAGCAAGGGCTTGGATCAGCTGGTGACGATCAGCGCTGCGCCCAATGTGCTGACTTTCGTCAATCCGTTTACCGGCCTGATTCGCTCGGCCCCGCTGCTGGCAGCGCCCACGAATTTGAGCCTCAGCCCGGATGGCAAGCTAGCCCTGGTGCTTTACGGGACGGTGGTGGACTTGTTTGATGTTGCCAGCGGCAATCGCATTCGCTCGACCAATATCCTCAGCATCCGCAGCGAGGCGCTGCTGCTGAACTCGGGCGAAGCCTTGGTGTTTGGCGGCGACCAATGGAGCGGCACACCGGGCTTGATCAACGCCCGCACCGGCGCGATTGTGCCCTTCTCGGTGAGCTACGCTGCCGGTACGTTCTGGGGCCAGCAGCAATACGGCCTGTTCGCCGATAAGCTCAACAAAGCGTTCACCGTTTCGTCAGGTCTCTCGCCGTCCAAGATCACCTATCTCAAGTTGGACCCGGCCAATGCGTCCACGGTATTGGGATCAGGCGACTGGCCTTATCACGGTGATTACTATGCCTACGCCCCGATTGGGCTGAACGCGAGCCAGACCCTGGTGTTCGATAGCAGCGGCGTGGTCGCGAGAACCTCAGATCTGCGATTTGCTGGCCGTATCGATCTGGGCGGCACACTGCTCAGTGTTTCGGCCTCGAGCGATGACACCGAACTGCTGGCCATGAAGGGACCTGGCTGGCAATGGGGGAGCAGCATTTTGTCCAGCGACTACGCGCTGGTGGATCCCGCCTTGCTGCTTGTCCGAAGCACCTTGAACTTGCCGCTCATCAACGGCCAACAAGCGTATGGCTTGGCGCTGTTCCACAGCACGGCCGATCGCCATGTGGGCGTCGTTCAGACTGGCGGGAACGATCTGGATGCAGCGGGCAAGCGTTTCTGGGTGTTCACCCGATAA
- a CDS encoding HlyD family secretion protein, translating into MNTKRISWAVGALALAAAAGWATWLNMHRDRTPEGLMRANGRLEVERIEIAAKYPGRVIDLPVKEGDRVEAGALIAQQDSSELLAQLDAINAARQRATQAMARASAETDVRKAQARIAQMELGHTQTLRQDALVSSAEVERREAQRDGERAGVQVATAAIGEATAARAEADAQIKRIKVAIEDMSLRAPVAGRIEYRVVEPGSVIPSGGRVATLLNTSDVYMTVFLPTAIAGKLQVGDEARIVLDAAPQFVVPAQVSFVAAEAQFTPKYVETASEREKLMYRVKLKVPVEVATRYSSYVKAGLTGNGFVRADAKAAWPAQLTVKLPQP; encoded by the coding sequence ATGAACACCAAACGTATCAGCTGGGCCGTCGGCGCCCTGGCCTTGGCTGCCGCCGCCGGCTGGGCCACTTGGCTCAATATGCACCGCGACCGCACGCCCGAAGGCCTGATGCGCGCCAACGGCCGCCTGGAAGTGGAACGCATCGAAATCGCCGCCAAATATCCCGGCCGAGTCATTGACTTGCCGGTCAAGGAAGGCGACCGTGTCGAAGCCGGCGCCTTGATCGCGCAGCAAGACAGCAGCGAGCTGCTGGCGCAATTGGATGCCATCAACGCCGCCCGCCAACGCGCCACGCAAGCCATGGCCCGCGCCAGCGCGGAGACCGATGTGCGCAAAGCGCAAGCACGCATCGCGCAGATGGAGTTGGGCCATACCCAAACCCTGCGCCAAGATGCCTTGGTGTCCAGCGCCGAGGTGGAACGCCGCGAAGCCCAGCGCGATGGTGAACGCGCCGGTGTGCAAGTGGCCACCGCCGCCATCGGCGAAGCCACCGCCGCCCGCGCCGAGGCTGACGCGCAAATCAAGCGCATCAAGGTGGCCATCGAGGACATGAGCTTGCGCGCGCCGGTGGCCGGCCGCATCGAGTACCGCGTGGTCGAGCCCGGTTCGGTCATCCCCTCGGGTGGCCGGGTGGCCACACTGCTCAACACCAGCGATGTCTATATGACCGTGTTCCTGCCCACCGCCATTGCCGGCAAGCTGCAAGTGGGCGATGAGGCCCGCATCGTGCTGGACGCGGCGCCGCAATTCGTGGTGCCGGCACAGGTGTCCTTTGTGGCCGCTGAAGCGCAGTTCACGCCCAAATATGTGGAGACCGCCAGCGAGCGCGAGAAGCTGATGTACCGCGTCAAGCTCAAGGTGCCGGTCGAGGTGGCCACGCGCTACAGCAGCTACGTCAAGGCCGGCCTGACCGGCAATGGCTTTGTGCGCGCCGACGCCAAGGCCGCCTGGCCGGCACAGTTGACGGTCAAGCTGCCGCAGCCTTGA
- the rbbA gene encoding ribosome-associated ATPase/putative transporter RbbA yields MNAVEITGLSHRYGGSAAGARALQAVSLSLPAGRTIGLVGPDGVGKSTLLSLIAGVKTIQQGRVHVLGGDVADAAFRQQLAPRVAFMPQGLGRNLYPTLSVAENIDFFARLFGQGAAEREARSQRLLQATGLAPFSDRPAGKLSGGMKQKLGLCCSLVHDPDLLILDEPTTGVDPLSRRQFWSLVEALRQERPGMTVIVATAYMEEAERFDHLVAMDDGRVLVCEPTEAVLRKAGVSSLEAAYIALLPPEKRGNSEPLLIPPRQHSEGPPAIEADQLTRRFGDFIAVKEVSFRIERGEIFGFLGSNGCGKTTTMKMLTGLLDISSGRAQLLGQPINAGDMRTRMRVGYMSQAFSLYEELSVRQNLELHAKLYQLEGVAAQQAITESLQRFDLSEHADARPAQLSLGIRQRLQLAAACLHKPEVLILDEPTSGVDPAARDLFWRQLVQLSRVDQVTIFVSTHFMNEAQRCDRISLMHRGTVLAVGTPQALCESKSADTLENAFIAYLEAADDTVQAARTAASQQPGQQTEEQGDIAEAPAVAAPAAAATPRAAFGLWALFLRWFAGTWAFARRESMELRRDRIRLTFALLGPIILLVTAALAISFDIEHVAFAVLDHDQSYDSRRFIEHFEGSRYFEQHAPLRDEAEINQRLKTKDVTLVIEIPPGFGRDLIGGRQPELGFFVDGAQPFTAENVRGYARGIVLEHALQYVQGKPGVSASSVPRLPASLQPRFTYNQEFRSIYAFTPGLIMLALIIIPTMLTALGVVREKEMGSIINLYASPASVGQFLVGKQLPYVGLAMLSYLTLVFLSVTLLGVPLKGSFVALTLGALCFVFAATALGLLVSAFFKSQVGATFATAIICLIPSINFSGLLYPVSTLTGTALWVGLGFPSSWFQLISLGAFTKGLGLSSFGPMYAALIGFGLLYLLTARAAVRKQEA; encoded by the coding sequence ATGAATGCCGTCGAAATCACCGGCCTGTCGCACCGCTACGGCGGCAGCGCCGCTGGCGCGCGCGCTTTGCAAGCGGTCAGCCTGAGCCTGCCCGCCGGCCGCACGATTGGGCTGGTGGGGCCGGACGGCGTGGGCAAATCCACCTTGCTGAGCCTGATTGCGGGCGTGAAGACGATTCAGCAAGGGCGCGTGCACGTGCTGGGCGGCGATGTGGCCGATGCGGCCTTTCGCCAACAGTTGGCGCCGCGCGTGGCCTTCATGCCGCAGGGCTTGGGGCGGAACCTTTACCCCACGCTGTCGGTGGCGGAAAACATCGACTTCTTTGCCCGCCTCTTCGGCCAGGGCGCTGCCGAGCGCGAGGCGCGCAGCCAGCGCCTGCTGCAAGCCACCGGCCTGGCGCCCTTCAGCGACCGGCCGGCCGGCAAGCTCTCGGGTGGCATGAAGCAAAAGCTCGGCCTGTGCTGCTCACTGGTGCATGACCCGGATCTGCTGATCCTGGACGAGCCCACCACCGGCGTGGACCCGCTGTCGCGCCGGCAATTCTGGAGCCTGGTCGAAGCGCTGCGCCAGGAGCGGCCCGGCATGACCGTCATCGTCGCCACCGCGTATATGGAAGAGGCCGAGCGCTTCGATCATCTGGTGGCCATGGACGATGGCCGCGTGCTGGTGTGCGAGCCTACAGAGGCCGTGCTGCGCAAGGCGGGCGTTAGCTCGCTCGAAGCCGCCTACATCGCGCTGCTGCCGCCGGAGAAGCGGGGCAATAGCGAGCCGCTGCTGATTCCGCCGCGCCAGCACAGCGAAGGGCCGCCCGCCATCGAGGCCGACCAGCTCACGCGCCGCTTCGGCGACTTCATTGCCGTCAAGGAAGTGAGCTTTCGCATCGAGCGTGGCGAGATCTTTGGCTTTCTGGGCAGCAATGGCTGCGGCAAGACCACAACGATGAAGATGTTGACCGGCTTGCTCGACATCTCCTCCGGCCGCGCGCAGCTGCTGGGCCAGCCCATCAATGCCGGCGATATGCGTACCCGCATGCGGGTGGGCTATATGTCGCAAGCCTTCTCGCTGTATGAAGAACTCAGCGTGCGGCAGAACCTGGAGCTGCATGCCAAGCTCTATCAGTTGGAAGGTGTGGCCGCCCAGCAAGCCATCACCGAAAGCCTGCAGCGCTTTGACTTGAGCGAGCATGCCGACGCCCGGCCCGCCCAGCTGTCGCTAGGCATACGCCAGCGCCTGCAGCTGGCAGCGGCCTGCTTGCACAAGCCCGAGGTGTTGATCCTGGACGAACCCACCTCGGGCGTGGACCCCGCCGCGCGCGACCTGTTCTGGCGCCAACTGGTGCAGCTCTCGCGGGTGGATCAGGTCACCATCTTTGTCTCCACCCATTTCATGAACGAAGCGCAGCGCTGCGACCGCATCTCGCTGATGCACCGCGGCACCGTGCTGGCCGTGGGCACGCCGCAAGCGCTGTGCGAGAGCAAGTCCGCCGACACGCTGGAGAACGCCTTCATCGCTTACCTGGAAGCGGCCGATGACACGGTGCAGGCGGCGCGCACGGCGGCCAGCCAGCAGCCCGGCCAGCAAACCGAAGAACAAGGCGATATCGCAGAGGCGCCTGCAGTCGCAGCACCCGCCGCTGCTGCCACACCACGCGCCGCCTTCGGCCTGTGGGCGCTGTTCCTGCGCTGGTTCGCTGGCACTTGGGCCTTTGCCCGGCGCGAAAGCATGGAGCTGCGGCGCGACCGCATCCGCCTGACCTTCGCCCTGCTGGGCCCCATCATCTTGCTGGTGACGGCAGCGCTGGCGATTTCGTTCGACATCGAGCATGTGGCCTTCGCGGTGCTGGACCACGACCAGAGCTATGACAGCCGGCGCTTCATCGAACATTTCGAGGGCTCGCGCTATTTTGAACAACACGCGCCGCTGCGTGATGAGGCTGAGATCAACCAGCGCCTCAAGACCAAGGACGTGACGCTGGTGATCGAGATCCCGCCCGGCTTTGGGCGCGATTTGATCGGTGGCCGCCAGCCCGAGCTGGGCTTTTTCGTCGACGGCGCCCAGCCCTTCACCGCCGAGAACGTGCGCGGTTATGCGCGCGGCATCGTGCTTGAGCATGCGCTGCAATATGTGCAGGGCAAGCCCGGCGTCAGCGCCAGCAGCGTGCCCCGGCTGCCCGCCAGCCTGCAGCCGCGCTTCACCTACAACCAAGAATTCCGCAGCATCTACGCCTTCACGCCGGGGCTGATCATGCTGGCCCTGATCATCATCCCGACCATGCTCACCGCCCTGGGCGTGGTGCGTGAAAAAGAGATGGGCTCCATCATCAACCTCTACGCCTCGCCCGCCAGCGTGGGGCAGTTCCTGGTCGGCAAGCAGCTGCCCTATGTGGGCCTGGCCATGCTGAGCTATCTGACCCTGGTGTTCCTCAGCGTGACCCTGCTGGGCGTGCCGCTGAAGGGCAGCTTTGTGGCGCTGACCCTGGGCGCGCTGTGCTTTGTGTTCGCGGCCACGGCGCTAGGCTTGCTGGTCTCGGCCTTCTTCAAATCGCAGGTGGGGGCCACCTTTGCCACGGCCATCATCTGCTTGATTCCGTCGATCAATTTCTCCGGCCTGCTCTACCCGGTGTCCACCCTGACGGGCACGGCGCTGTGGGTGGGCCTGGGCTTCCCTTCATCGTGGTTCCAGCTGATCAGCTTGGGGGCCTTCACCAAGGGCTTGGGCCTCAGCAGCTTTGGGCCCATGTATGCGGCGCTGATCGGTTTTGGCCTGCTGTACTTGCTGACAGCGCGTGCGGCAGTGCGCAAGCAAGAAGCCTGA
- a CDS encoding efflux transporter outer membrane subunit, with translation MAITKLTLTPPVARQLIALAALAALAGLTACTSVTVAPPAGVAVPAAFSSVPAPASAASAANGDAASATDLARWWLVLNDPTLNQLMATGLQANADIRIAVDRVKEARALLTQAESALYPTVVAGAGVGKSNPNQSLPQLALPGGIPLPLPSAMPMTSLSTAGFAAAWEVDIFGARRSDAEAAAQAALGYQERQHGAQMLLVSDIASNYFEARSVERRSAVLARSIATAQRLQRYAQGRFDAGQATRADIDRARSLVEELESQRQPLDMLLGVRLRRLAVLTGQVPQALSALPPQKVLLRMPAELPPVLPSEVLERRPDVRGSANLVRAQAAKLGSAKAELFPKFTIGFLAQSGHIDISGLPKSSGSGSAWGLGVTLPVFEAGRIRANIAAQDARLDAAAAQYEQAVLSALEDVENAYSAVRALDSRATLLAQSTRSAQDGAAHAGSLFEAGRGVLQTVLEAQLKALKSEDALIQTQTAQAVTTVQLYKAIGGGWTPGQP, from the coding sequence ATGGCTATCACCAAGCTCACACTCACGCCACCCGTTGCCCGGCAGCTGATCGCTTTGGCCGCACTTGCCGCGCTCGCTGGCCTAACGGCCTGCACCAGCGTGACGGTGGCGCCGCCTGCCGGCGTGGCGGTGCCGGCAGCCTTCAGTTCCGTGCCAGCGCCAGCGTCAGCTGCATCCGCCGCGAACGGCGACGCCGCGTCTGCCACCGACCTGGCCCGCTGGTGGCTGGTCTTGAATGACCCCACGCTGAACCAGCTGATGGCCACCGGCCTGCAAGCCAATGCCGACATCCGCATCGCGGTGGACCGGGTCAAGGAAGCGCGCGCGCTGCTGACCCAGGCCGAATCGGCCCTGTACCCCACCGTGGTTGCCGGCGCCGGCGTGGGCAAGTCCAACCCCAATCAAAGCCTGCCCCAGTTGGCCTTGCCGGGCGGCATCCCGCTGCCGCTGCCCAGCGCGATGCCGATGACCTCGCTGAGCACAGCCGGCTTTGCTGCCGCCTGGGAGGTCGACATCTTTGGCGCGCGGCGCAGCGACGCCGAGGCCGCTGCTCAAGCCGCGCTGGGCTATCAAGAACGCCAGCATGGCGCGCAGATGCTGCTGGTGTCCGACATTGCCAGCAATTATTTCGAAGCCCGCAGCGTGGAGCGCCGCAGCGCCGTGCTGGCCCGCAGCATCGCCACCGCGCAGCGCCTCCAGCGCTATGCCCAAGGCCGCTTCGATGCCGGCCAAGCCACCCGCGCCGACATCGACCGCGCGCGCAGCCTGGTTGAAGAGCTGGAGTCCCAGCGCCAGCCTCTGGACATGCTGCTGGGCGTGCGCCTGCGCCGGCTGGCCGTGTTGACGGGCCAGGTGCCACAGGCGCTCAGCGCCTTGCCGCCGCAAAAAGTGCTGCTGCGTATGCCGGCCGAGCTGCCGCCGGTGCTGCCCTCAGAGGTTTTGGAGCGCCGCCCCGATGTGCGCGGCAGCGCCAATCTCGTGCGCGCACAGGCCGCCAAGCTGGGCAGCGCCAAGGCCGAGCTCTTCCCCAAATTCACCATCGGCTTTCTGGCGCAAAGCGGTCATATCGACATCTCCGGCCTGCCCAAGTCCAGCGGCAGCGGCAGCGCCTGGGGCCTGGGCGTGACCCTGCCTGTTTTTGAAGCCGGCCGCATCCGCGCCAATATCGCCGCGCAAGACGCCCGGCTTGACGCCGCCGCCGCGCAGTACGAGCAAGCGGTGTTGAGCGCGCTGGAAGACGTGGAAAACGCCTACAGCGCCGTCCGCGCGCTGGACTCGCGCGCCACGCTGCTGGCCCAGTCCACCCGCAGCGCCCAAGACGGCGCCGCCCACGCCGGCAGCCTCTTCGAAGCCGGCCGCGGCGTGCTGCAAACCGTGCTCGAAGCCCAGCTCAAAGCCTTGAAAAGCGAAGACGCGCTGATCCAAACCCAGACGGCTCAAGCCGTCACCACGGTCCAGCTCTACAAAGCCATCGGCGGCGGCTGGACACCGGGCCAGCCATGA